The genomic interval TCACCATAACCAGGTTTCAGACTAAGACACCATatgcagatgaagatgggaaaGGGGCCGATGATTATGGCAACATCACGAGAAGCATCAACATCTATCATGGCTCTCCTCAGGTATAAGAAGGGGACATCCTCAAGTTCTTTCAAGCCATCAACAAGCACTCAACTCACTCAATACAACGCCTCAGCTATCCAATCTTTACCATCCTCTAGTCCTTCTTTCCAAACAAGACACCATGAAGACCTCTCCTGTTGCTCTGGCTCTTTttgccgctgctgccgctgctgcatACACTCCTTCTCATCAGCACCAGGCTGCCAAGCGTGCGGATTCTTGCGGCCAGTACGATACGATCAATGTCGGCAACTTCAAGCTTTACAACAATATGTGGGGCAAGGACCAGGGCACTGGTAGCCAGTGTGTTGGACTTGACTCCTCGGTCAATGACAGCTCCAGCGGCGTCGCCTGGCACGCTACCTGGAGCTGGTCCGGCGGCGATGGCCAAGTCAAGAGCTACCCCAACGTTGAGGCCCGGCCCGAAACCAAGAAGGTTTCTGACTTGACCAACATCCAGTCTACCTGGAAGTGGAGGTAAGCAACACATACATAGACTGACAATACCATCTGCTGACAGCCTCTATCAGCTACACGGGAGACAACCTCGTCGGTGATGTGGCGTACGACATCTTCACCTCGTCCACTGCTGGTGGGAACGCTGAGTACGAGATCATGATCTGGACCGCCGCCCTTGGTGGTGCAGGCCCCATCTCTACCACCGGCTCCCCAATTGATACCCCCACCATTGGCGGTAAAACCTGGAAGCTCTACCAGGGAACCAACGCTGCGACCACCGTTTTCAGCTTCGTTGCTCCCAGCGAGATCCAGGACTACTCTGGTAACCTGGCCGAGTTCTTCACCTACCTTGCCGAGAAGCAGAGCTTCCCCGCTTCCCAGTACTATCTGAGCATTGGTGCCGGTACTGAGCCTTTCACTGGACAGAACGCTGTCTTCACCACTTCTTCTTATACCATCACCTTTTAAGCAGCTCGTTTCGAGGGCACACGGGCTCCAATACATGGCTGAAAGAACCCCTTCTGGTTAGGGTGTTCGGCTTCCAACTGCTGTCCGCATCaaccttttcctttctatctCTTGCCTGTCTTTACCGCTAGGCTTTTGTATTTATTGAACACTCAATTGCAATTCGGATTCCGTTGTTTTTCGAAGAGTTTGTCTCGCCTTTACCGTAACACTTGACAATGAATCAACATAGTTCTGctgttgaagatcaagaaaacGAAACAAATACCCTTCATAAGACACTTGCACAGTATTCTTATAGGTAAGATTGGTGTCTTTCATAGTTGTACCGCAGAGCTTGGAGATTGTTCTCTAGATACATCACCATATCGTAGTTACTTCTAACCGCACAACAACATCTGCTACACTACTTCGAATCTTGACAAACCAGATCTAGGCATTTTCGAACAGTATGAGCTCTATGACATAATGTGAATTCTAGgtaaatagaatatattgCTAGTCCTTCTATGACCTTAAAATGTCGAAAGACCTTTTGCAAATACATTTGCTCATGTCTACCCCTTACATGGTTCAAGTGGGCCGAACCCCCATTCATAGCCCCAAGTCCCAGCTATCTTCCAAGCCAGGCAAAAAAGAGGGCAATGCTGTTAGATCCGGATCAAATGACCATATATCAGCAGGGCCAAGTTCCAGGCGAGCTTCTAGCAAAGGACCCACATCCGTGGCCTGCTCATGCACCGCGCTTGCCTCCGCCGCATTGCCCACATTCGACGATAGTGCACTATTGGCAGCCAGGTCTGTGCCGGTAGGTTTTGGTGGAACGTTATTAAGCCGTTGTTGCCCTGGAAGACCACTGCGAGTGCTATAGTCAATGGAAATGGTACCAAAGTAGGGAATGTCAAGTTTGATGCGCCTAGACTGGCAATCCATGGGGGGTACTCCGTCGGATATATCGGATTGGGGTGTGTTGTTTCTCGTCGCAACGCTTTTCAAAGTCCGTAGAACGCTAAGACCTCGCGTTGCTACCTTGTCGGGCGGCTGTCCCTCTGCCAATGTCTCTAGGCTTGTCATTACGGTTTCGATGGCGGGCCAGTCATTGGAGTCGAGGTGAGATCGACCGGTCGGTCCGAggatatttattaatagagtgACGGCGGCAGTAAAGGCCTGAAAGTCCAGCGACTTGCAACAAAAGCTATTCGCAGTGAGGTGACGGATAGATGTATAACATGTAATCATATGCCGGGATGCTTCTAGACAGCTTTGCCTGCTATAGTCATAGCGCCTCTCTGTGCCAGATTCCAAAAGAAGTGGCAGATGAAGCCAGGCAATGAGTTGATAGTGCCATAACCGAGTCATGAGTTTGGCGTAGGCCTGCGCTCGCTCGAGAGATTTTCCTGGTGGTAGGATAGTTGGGTCCTCAACCACCGATAGAGGGTCAGTCGACATAAGCTCCGCATCGATAGTTTGTGTCATTCGAACCATTGAAGGTGTGATTTTGCTAAACTTTTGGTTTCGTTCAATAATGGATCCGGCTATACGACAAAGAAGATCCATAGGAGATGAACTGGGTGTCTCGTTCCCGTTCCCCTTTGAATCCAAGGCCACGTCAGTGATGCCATGATACAATCCTAGCATCAAAGAAAGGTATCGGTCTGCGTAAATGATATGATTCCAGATATGTTTTGCCCTGGAGACAGATTCAGATTCTTCCATCGATTCTGGAGCCACTCGGTGGAGCCCGATAATTTGAGCAACGTTGAGCGCCCGGCGATAGCACAACCAGGCGCTCCGCAGTTTCCCATCATTGTTATAAAGTACCCCTAGAAGTACTAGACACTCCAACCCATCGAGATTACTTACTAAAGTCTCATCAGAGCTGATGGAATGTGCAACAATTTTGACACACATTGCAATCAGTCGTGTAGGAGAATACGAGAGTCCCAATAATTCAATGTCAAACCCCCGTGGGAGCTGCTGGAGACAAATGGCCACCCATAAAAGAACTTTGGCGAGCACGGTTGGGTGATTGTCTGAACGGGCTGCCATCGCGCTCGAAAGTAGTGATTCCTCGTATTCTTGGAAACATTGAGCCCTGACGAGCCACCAGGAGCTATTGGCCTGTTCAAGCCTTTTTAAAGCGCTATCAGATGGTAGTAGATCTAAAAGCTCATGGCGTAGCTTTTCCCAGTCGCGTGTGGTTGCACTATACAATGTGATATTTGGCGTAGAAACATCCGATCGCCGAAAGCTTAGCTACTTCATGTTGAGCATCTTCCAATGCAAGTTTCGGCCATGATACTTACTACTCCATTGTCAAATAGTGACAGGGCCGGGGCGTTTTCATTTGCAGGCGTGGCAGCTGCACTACAGTTTAAGCCATTATCATTATGGGTTGCCATAGATGGCAACACCCTTGGCtcctcaacaccaccaatAGTGTCCAGCCGTCGCAGAACTCTCTCAAGAAGGGATTCTACGCGCCCAAGCCGATCACTCAGTGACGCACGATCTGCATCACGAGTATTTTCGGGCTCTGGTAAGTCCTGGCTGCGACAGGTAGTCCCCCTTGCCAGGCATTCGCGGCAACTTTGGTCGCCATCAGAAACAAAATGGCAGCGAACCTTACGATGTTTACCTATCTTGCAATCAGTCTGGGGTCACCTGCGAGAGGGGGAGTCCCTCACTTGATCACTCACATTCCCAACAGCTGCGGGTACCCTTTCGGATTTTCTTCCGAGGGGGTTGCTGGTCTTCGGGCGGGGTTGAGGTTGGATGCTGATCAGTCCGCATCGTCGCACTCATAATTGCACAATAAGGCTAATATGCTTGCCAGCGCCTGCATCGGTATCCCAGGGATAAGAGTAAAAGCCCATGTATAAATCAGGAATGGGAGAGTGATGGATGCGAAAGTGGCGCGTCTCCTTTGTTTGGGTCTCAGGATGAGCCGTTGACCGCCTAGACTTTTTGCCTTATCAATCTGATACCAAAAGTACTTTGTACTCCAAGTAGTACGGCAGAGTACAATGTAAAACATCATCAAGTCTACAAATTACCACTATATCTTAGCTCATTAAGCCTGTATGTCTGCAAGTGATAATAGTCCAAATGAATGGATTACCAACTGGTACATTTCAAATATATCTACGGCGTTAGAATTTCTATCCTTGGGTACCATTGCTCCTGAGTTTAGGTAGTACTACTGCTAACTTTAGGTACTGTAACCCCGAAGCTTAGGCAGCCAATAGCCTACTACTTTTAGTAGCACCATCACCGTCCTATTGGTACGGTAATAAAGTCTTAGACGAACTTAGAGGCTTGACTTTAAGAATTTtcataatatatatactatgtaATTGTATATGCTAAGGCTTTACTAGAACTTGAGAGTCCAGAATAGAAGTCGGTGGTCGGTTGAACTGAATATAAAACAGCAAGATTTGGGCAAAATTCCCCAAGTGTTTCAATACGCACGAGGAGGGATTTTCTCATGCAAATATTGACATTATCTATCCAGTACTACTGACTCATGGTACCAGTATGAGAGTCACTTGATACATGTGCAGGAAACTGGAGGTGGGAGCATTAGTGGGTGAAGGTCCCTGTCGAGAGTAACTGGACCTTCTAAACCtagaaagaatggaaaaagaaaatcaagaaagaaaaaatgttTTCCTCTCGTTatgcggcggcggcagcagTAGTTTGGCCCGAGAATTTAAT from Aspergillus flavus chromosome 7, complete sequence carries:
- a CDS encoding putative endoglucanase-1 precursor, yielding MKTSPVALALFAAAAAAAYTPSHQHQAAKRADSCGQYDTINVGNFKLYNNMWGKDQGTGSQCVGLDSSVNDSSSGVAWHATWSWSGGDGQVKSYPNVEARPETKKVSDLTNIQSTWKWSYTGDNLVGDVAYDIFTSSTAGGNAEYEIMIWTAALGGAGPISTTGSPIDTPTIGGKTWKLYQGTNAATTVFSFVAPSEIQDYSGNLAEFFTYLAEKQSFPASQYYLSIGAGTEPFTGQNAVFTTSSYTITF